DNA sequence from the Dermatophagoides farinae isolate YC_2012a chromosome 10, ASM2471394v1, whole genome shotgun sequence genome:
CCATgggaaatttttgttgttgttgttgttgttgttgctcatGCTCATTTTTGCTGATGCTGttataatacacacacacactgataAATCGCTGCTCGTTTCTATCactttgtgtatgtgtcgctttttttccaacttaTAAATTGTGCATTTTTGAATCCGATGCGtcattctttgttttgtattcACTAAATTCGGTATGAGTACGACTTGTAagtatattttttgttttgtttttgactttcaaaatttttttcttaatttttttttctttggatcAATGTacgtgtttgtatgtgtgtgtgtgtgtgtgatgatgtCTTATGTTTGACCGCTTCCAGTTGTTATACAAACAATAttgatttccatttttaaCCCGTTATAAATATTATCcatttaattatcattattgattgattgattttgttgatttaaatctcaaattttttttttcattttcaaaccCCTTAAAATAGGTTTTCAAGCAATTTTATCCGACTCAAAGCCCAGTTGTAATAGTAATcaagacgacgacgaaaatATAAAGATGCCAGCATTAATGAGTAATTGTAGTAGTAACCTTTATGAATTGAggtaagttttttgttttgtgtttaaatattgatttttttatgataCAATCGATATTGTGTGGTGGAGGGTTAAATGCtgaaaattcgaattttttttttcatttgttgtctAAATCATAAGATTCGAATGAATCTCATGATCCTCTCATATACCTCTCTGTTTGCTTTTGGAGgtactt
Encoded proteins:
- the LOC124491101 gene encoding uncharacterized protein LOC124491101 isoform X2 — its product is MSTTCFQAILSDSKPSCNSNQDDDENIKMPALMSNCSSNLYELSDSLEGYVPLRHFCVSLGTGTLWYS
- the LOC124491101 gene encoding uncharacterized protein LOC124491101 isoform X1; translation: MSTTCFQAILSDSKPSCNSNQDDDENIKMPALMSNCSSNLYELSSDSLEGYVPLRHFCVSLGTGTLWYS